A part of Pyramidobacter porci genomic DNA contains:
- a CDS encoding bifunctional adenosylcobinamide kinase/adenosylcobinamide-phosphate guanylyltransferase gives MNSEWKSPSGVQVRMVTGGWRSGASAFALKLAQDWERKTIVSAQTSTEEDVLEHIALYQKGLDDGCETIVEGVDLAGALDKVRGGVCIVDDLGVWVSNLTSGGSRFAGETCPEIEAFVRKLRLPPCEVIVVTRELGMGLSSERIAERRYRDVVGRLNQRVAALAASVYLCVSGLPLKLK, from the coding sequence ATGAACAGCGAATGGAAGTCGCCTTCGGGCGTCCAGGTCCGCATGGTCACCGGAGGCTGGCGCAGCGGCGCCAGCGCCTTCGCGCTGAAGCTGGCGCAGGACTGGGAACGGAAAACGATCGTTTCCGCCCAGACCTCCACAGAAGAGGACGTGCTGGAGCACATCGCGCTCTATCAGAAAGGGCTCGACGACGGCTGCGAAACCATCGTCGAGGGCGTCGATCTCGCCGGCGCGCTCGATAAAGTCAGAGGCGGCGTGTGCATCGTCGACGACCTCGGCGTCTGGGTGAGCAACCTGACAAGCGGAGGCTCCCGCTTTGCCGGCGAGACCTGCCCCGAAATCGAAGCGTTCGTCAGAAAACTGCGCCTGCCGCCCTGCGAAGTGATCGTCGTCACCCGCGAGCTGGGCATGGGGCTTTCTTCCGAGCGGATCGCCGAGCGTCGTTACCGCGACGTCGTCGGCCGTCTCAACCAGCGCGTCGCCGCCCTGGCCGCTTCGGTCTACCTG
- a CDS encoding TolC family protein, which translates to MRKKIGALALGGCLLLLGAPAMAGEKLTLAQCVEKALASHPSLTAAAGTVESRHAAASLSATGGRLKANATGSYARSGATKGVNSGGSDGDWNTGVSLSQTVYDWGKTNASVKSAALNEKAAQETLKRTRESVVADVRDAYYSLNKAVRDTAVQNEQAKNYQKRLDWAKSYYSAGTKAKIEVTKAETDLANAKLSLIKAESAAEQYKAQLASAMGTPELEIDGVADELDYEQWDIALSDALKRAAANRADLAAQDLLVDKAKTDVTSAKLTNAPDLTASAGYSFGGSGFYDDDQWSAKLSLSIPIGDGGETKARVAGAKADLKVAQANRDKLAQDVVLDVRQAWQSLQESAASITAARAAERQARENLDLALGRYRAGVGDSLEISDAVDAYAQSQTTLIASLYDHKEARLSLEKAMGEVSGS; encoded by the coding sequence ATGAGGAAAAAAATCGGCGCTCTGGCTTTGGGCGGCTGCCTGCTCCTGCTCGGCGCCCCCGCCATGGCCGGCGAAAAACTGACGCTGGCGCAGTGCGTCGAAAAAGCGCTGGCTTCTCATCCCAGTCTGACGGCCGCCGCGGGAACGGTGGAATCGCGCCACGCCGCCGCCTCGCTTTCGGCGACCGGCGGCCGCTTGAAAGCCAACGCGACAGGCTCTTACGCGCGCAGCGGTGCCACCAAGGGCGTGAACAGCGGCGGCAGCGACGGCGACTGGAACACCGGCGTCTCACTCTCGCAGACGGTGTACGACTGGGGCAAGACGAACGCTTCCGTGAAAAGCGCCGCGCTCAACGAAAAAGCCGCCCAGGAAACGCTGAAGCGCACCCGCGAGAGCGTGGTCGCCGACGTGCGCGACGCCTATTACAGCCTGAACAAGGCCGTGCGCGACACGGCGGTGCAAAACGAACAGGCGAAAAACTACCAGAAACGCCTCGATTGGGCCAAATCCTACTATTCGGCAGGCACCAAGGCCAAAATCGAAGTTACCAAGGCGGAGACCGACCTGGCCAACGCCAAACTCTCGCTGATCAAAGCCGAGTCCGCGGCGGAGCAGTACAAGGCCCAGCTCGCCTCGGCGATGGGAACGCCGGAACTGGAGATCGACGGCGTCGCGGACGAACTGGATTACGAACAATGGGACATCGCCCTCAGCGACGCGCTGAAGCGCGCGGCGGCGAACCGCGCCGACCTGGCCGCTCAGGACCTGCTGGTGGATAAGGCGAAGACCGACGTGACGTCGGCGAAACTGACGAACGCCCCCGACCTGACCGCCAGCGCCGGTTACAGCTTCGGCGGCTCGGGGTTTTACGACGATGACCAGTGGAGCGCCAAGCTCAGCCTGTCGATCCCGATCGGCGACGGCGGCGAGACGAAAGCGCGCGTGGCCGGCGCCAAAGCCGACCTGAAAGTAGCGCAGGCCAACCGCGACAAACTGGCTCAGGACGTCGTGCTCGACGTGCGCCAGGCCTGGCAGAGCCTTCAGGAAAGCGCCGCTTCCATCACCGCCGCCCGCGCCGCGGAACGGCAGGCCCGCGAAAATCTCGACTTGGCGCTGGGCCGCTATCGGGCCGGCGTGGGCGACAGCCTGGAAATTTCCGACGCCGTCGACGCCTACGCGCAATCGCAGACGACGCTGATCGCGAGCCTTTACGATCACAAAGAGGCGCGGCTCAGCCTCGAGAAAGCCATGGGGGAGGTTTCAGGATCATGA
- a CDS encoding ABC transporter ATP-binding protein produces MPLVELKNVKKSFRLGGEQVEILHGIDLVVEKGEFVAMMGPSGSGKSTTMNILGCLDKPTSGQYFLGGRDVSKLKSDQLAAIRNSTIGFVFQGFNLLQRTSAVENVELPMLYAGVHAKERRERAKEALVRMGLGERLYHEPSQLSGGQQQRVAIARGIVNHAPILMADEPTGNLDSKTSDEIMRLFQQLNREEGITIILVTHEPDVAAFAGRELLFRDGTILEDKINERQRT; encoded by the coding sequence ATGCCGCTCGTCGAGCTGAAAAACGTCAAAAAAAGCTTCCGCCTCGGCGGCGAGCAGGTGGAGATCCTTCACGGCATCGATCTCGTCGTGGAGAAAGGCGAGTTCGTGGCCATGATGGGGCCGTCGGGATCGGGCAAGTCGACGACCATGAACATCCTCGGCTGTCTCGACAAGCCCACGTCCGGTCAATATTTTCTCGGCGGCCGCGACGTGTCGAAGCTGAAATCCGACCAGCTGGCGGCGATCCGCAACAGCACCATCGGCTTCGTGTTCCAAGGCTTCAACCTGCTGCAGCGCACCAGCGCCGTCGAAAACGTCGAGCTGCCCATGCTCTACGCCGGCGTGCATGCCAAGGAGCGCCGCGAGCGCGCCAAGGAAGCCCTGGTGCGCATGGGGCTGGGCGAACGGCTCTATCACGAACCGAGCCAGCTTTCCGGCGGCCAGCAGCAGCGCGTCGCCATCGCCCGCGGCATCGTCAACCACGCCCCCATCCTGATGGCCGACGAGCCCACGGGCAACCTCGATTCCAAGACCAGCGACGAGATCATGCGCCTGTTCCAGCAGCTCAACCGCGAAGAGGGCATCACCATCATCCTCGTTACCCACGAACCCGACGTGGCGGCCTTCGCCGGGCGCGAACTGCTCTTTCGCGACGGCACGATCCTCGAGGACAAGATCAACGAACGTCAGCGCACGTAA
- a CDS encoding efflux RND transporter periplasmic adaptor subunit, which yields MKLKRIVTLLIIAALSCGGVYWYSERRAASADVSYRTALAERGSLRSVIQATGTLSAEETVDVGTQISGTINDIYVDYNDKVTQGQLIAVMDNRTQQAEVDMAKANVLSAKADLAKARATLLKASRDLKRTRELIKKDLIARSELDADVASQSTANADVMAAQAKVSQYEATLRKAEISLGYTKIYSPVDGVVVAKNVEKGQTVAASYQTPSIAEIARDLKQMQVEVNVDEADIGSVKVGQDAEFTVDAYADATFSGKVTQVRISPSTSDNVVSYTVIVKVANDEEKLMPGMTANVSLVVTEKKDVLLVPNAALRFRPVANTAVTMGPPSRRGTVAAVETPGVYVLIDKKPVKVEVEKGISDGDRTEILSGLEEGTRVLVGFNLQSEKKTK from the coding sequence ATGAAACTGAAAAGGATCGTTACGCTTCTTATCATTGCCGCGCTCAGCTGCGGAGGCGTGTATTGGTACAGCGAACGGCGCGCCGCCAGCGCCGACGTAAGCTACCGCACGGCCCTCGCCGAGCGCGGCTCGCTGCGCAGCGTCATCCAGGCGACCGGCACCCTGAGCGCCGAGGAGACCGTCGACGTGGGCACGCAGATCAGCGGCACCATCAACGACATCTACGTGGACTACAACGACAAAGTCACGCAGGGACAGCTCATCGCCGTGATGGACAACCGCACTCAGCAGGCCGAAGTCGACATGGCCAAGGCCAACGTCCTCTCCGCCAAAGCGGATCTGGCCAAGGCACGGGCCACGCTGCTCAAGGCCAGCCGCGACCTGAAGCGTACCCGCGAGTTGATCAAAAAGGACCTGATCGCCCGCAGCGAACTCGACGCCGACGTAGCTTCCCAGTCGACCGCCAACGCCGACGTGATGGCCGCGCAGGCCAAAGTGTCCCAGTACGAGGCCACTCTGCGCAAGGCCGAGATCAGCCTCGGCTACACGAAAATCTATTCGCCCGTCGACGGCGTCGTCGTCGCCAAGAACGTGGAGAAAGGGCAGACCGTGGCTGCCAGCTATCAGACGCCCAGCATCGCCGAGATCGCCCGCGACCTCAAGCAGATGCAGGTCGAAGTCAACGTCGACGAGGCCGACATCGGCAGCGTCAAGGTCGGTCAGGACGCCGAGTTCACCGTCGACGCCTACGCCGACGCCACGTTCTCCGGCAAGGTCACGCAGGTGCGCATCTCGCCCAGCACCAGCGACAACGTCGTCAGCTACACGGTGATCGTCAAGGTCGCCAACGACGAAGAAAAGCTGATGCCCGGCATGACCGCCAACGTCTCGCTGGTCGTCACGGAAAAGAAGGACGTTCTGCTCGTGCCCAACGCGGCGCTGCGCTTCCGTCCCGTCGCCAACACCGCGGTGACCATGGGGCCGCCCTCGCGCCGCGGCACCGTGGCCGCGGTGGAGACGCCCGGCGTGTACGTGCTGATCGACAAAAAGCCCGTCAAGGTCGAAGTGGAAAAGGGCATCAGCGACGGCGACCGCACCGAGATCCTCTCCGGCCTCGAGGAAGGCACGAGGGTGCTGGTCGGCTTCAACCTTCAGTCGGAAAAGAAGACGAAATAA
- a CDS encoding DEAD/DEAH box helicase: MQNDFERERLFSLCRGMDGDERHAFRILAAAFGPVAKTTYEMMLRSQGARRISPSLPNFDAAALPRWERLGIVGRERGAEGKGWLVVLPIRELVARETVREKTFALYCEAVESTLRLSRLRAGSSGGCRVFKELWHAVYFLRKYFYLGDSESFIRLVTPGFAGGKATEEQCLSVFAATVLNNPFDDEMFSALPEVMRPFFLETLRLTKSGPELRAFVTAEEEKLCRSGDFPELAAALADQYCHAGLFAKAMELAPMLGDAGRDRLQAVDALVRGDLEAARKNYARLARRPKRRAGEASPPVNLWDPFYIPLLAALREAPDKISSAAHKESNRTEWARGGVLYDALGLLAKGSSANQAALFAGHDLVKTLGKAVRSMLCAPPGQDEKALDERLTRLMDAYCLGAADLCHLLLAARWIAPGLAQKWQPFYRIAAFHLNSLGMSFVASELESAGEALSGRQDNGWHPLRDLFSPLPPWECALDALETLADGGSSRGGEKGERRLLWLVELARPEWRKEDEPIVAVRPLEQTLQAAGKWSKGREVALSSIANGLERIPGLSEQERRVADAVYDRGSYGKSELWLDGTQALHILAGLPNLVRADDLSPLEVVAGEPQLEVTSVPSGCRILMTPANPRGREYVVSEESPSRLRVTHFTQMHRNIFAILGGGGAVVPEEARARTLKILSRLAANVTVQSELDGAPPSVPVEEADARLHVQLSPCGDGLNAEIVVRPSGGEGISCRPGGGVPSLFGLKRDDAGNERRVQVRRNLAVEARKMKELFAVCPALAENGDPDDGRARIDAPDACLELLLQLQKIPDVVVEWPRGGAMTVRRELDGSAMLGAIQSSGTDWFALSGTAAVDRELTLSLCQLMELLRQRRGRFVPVGEGQFVALTREFQRRLEALDAMTDAKGQELRVPPLAAAAVAELFDEGALAADKRWRELCERFAEAQRLAPETPRTLRVQLRPYQLEGFRWLARLAHWGAGACLADDMGLGKTVQTLALLLHRAEGGPALVAAPTSVCGNWTEEAARFAPTLNVIDYRSAGREKVLAALKPFDVVLTSYGLLQSDAESFAQKRWHTVVLDEAQAVKNMSTKRSAAVMGLHGDFRMIMTGTPIENRLSELWNLFRFLNPGLLGSLERFNRRFASPIAAGDDSARGRLRRAIAPFLLRRVKEQVLDDLPERTEVTRRIELSPQERAFYEALRQSAVETINAAGNSPEEDKRFAVFAQLMKLRRCCCAVSLVSDGVGAAIPSSKLEALLELVDELRESGHRALVFSQFTDHLRLIEQALAERGVPCLYLDGSTPPGKRAELVSSFQSGRGDCFLISLRAGGTGLNLTGADFVVHMDPWWNPAVEDQASDRAYRIGQTRPVAVYRFVAAHTVEEKIVELHRSKRRLADSLLAGAEAPRSLDLEALASLIREEA, translated from the coding sequence GTGCAAAACGATTTCGAACGGGAAAGGCTTTTTTCGCTCTGCCGCGGGATGGACGGCGACGAGAGGCACGCCTTCCGCATTCTGGCGGCGGCGTTCGGTCCCGTCGCGAAAACGACGTATGAGATGATGCTCCGCTCGCAGGGGGCGCGCAGGATTTCGCCGTCGCTTCCCAATTTCGACGCGGCGGCGCTGCCGCGCTGGGAGCGGCTCGGGATCGTCGGGCGCGAACGGGGAGCCGAGGGCAAAGGCTGGCTGGTCGTTCTGCCCATCCGCGAACTGGTCGCACGCGAAACGGTGCGCGAAAAAACTTTCGCGCTGTACTGCGAGGCCGTGGAGAGCACGCTGCGCCTGTCCCGGCTGCGCGCCGGCTCCAGCGGCGGCTGCCGAGTGTTCAAAGAGCTCTGGCACGCCGTATACTTTCTGCGCAAATATTTTTATCTGGGCGACTCCGAAAGTTTCATCCGCCTGGTGACGCCCGGCTTCGCCGGAGGAAAAGCCACCGAAGAGCAATGTCTCAGCGTTTTTGCCGCCACGGTGCTGAACAATCCCTTCGACGACGAGATGTTCAGCGCCCTGCCGGAGGTCATGCGCCCCTTTTTCCTTGAAACGCTGCGTCTGACGAAGAGCGGCCCGGAACTGCGCGCTTTTGTGACCGCCGAAGAGGAAAAACTCTGCCGGTCCGGCGACTTTCCGGAGCTGGCGGCCGCGCTGGCCGATCAGTACTGCCATGCCGGCCTCTTCGCGAAGGCAATGGAGCTGGCACCCATGCTCGGAGACGCCGGCCGCGACCGACTGCAGGCGGTCGATGCCCTGGTGCGCGGCGATCTCGAAGCGGCGCGCAAAAACTACGCGCGCCTGGCGCGGCGTCCCAAACGCCGCGCCGGCGAGGCTTCGCCGCCCGTCAACCTGTGGGATCCGTTTTATATTCCGCTGCTGGCGGCGCTGCGCGAAGCGCCCGACAAGATCTCCAGCGCGGCGCATAAAGAAAGCAACCGCACCGAATGGGCGCGCGGCGGGGTCCTCTACGACGCGCTCGGCCTCCTTGCCAAAGGCAGTTCCGCCAACCAGGCGGCGCTGTTCGCCGGCCATGACCTGGTCAAGACGCTCGGCAAGGCCGTTCGCTCCATGCTATGCGCTCCGCCCGGGCAGGACGAAAAAGCGCTCGACGAGCGGCTGACGAGACTGATGGACGCCTACTGCCTCGGCGCGGCCGACCTGTGCCATCTGCTGCTGGCGGCGCGCTGGATCGCTCCCGGGCTGGCCCAAAAGTGGCAGCCCTTTTACCGCATCGCGGCGTTTCATCTGAACAGTCTCGGGATGTCTTTCGTCGCCAGCGAGCTGGAATCCGCCGGCGAAGCGCTGTCAGGCCGGCAGGACAACGGCTGGCACCCGCTTCGCGACCTGTTCAGCCCGCTCCCGCCGTGGGAATGCGCCCTCGACGCGCTGGAAACGCTCGCCGACGGTGGCTCTTCCCGCGGCGGGGAAAAAGGCGAGCGCCGTCTCCTCTGGCTCGTCGAGCTCGCCAGGCCGGAGTGGCGGAAGGAGGACGAACCGATCGTCGCCGTGCGCCCGCTCGAACAAACGCTGCAGGCCGCAGGGAAGTGGAGCAAGGGGCGCGAAGTCGCCCTCAGCTCCATCGCCAACGGGCTGGAACGCATTCCCGGCCTGAGCGAGCAGGAACGCCGCGTCGCCGACGCCGTGTACGATCGCGGCTCTTACGGCAAGTCAGAGCTGTGGCTGGACGGGACGCAGGCGCTGCACATCCTCGCCGGGCTGCCCAACCTCGTCCGCGCCGACGACCTTTCGCCGCTCGAAGTCGTCGCCGGCGAACCGCAGCTGGAAGTGACCAGCGTCCCGTCCGGCTGCCGCATCCTTATGACGCCCGCCAATCCGCGGGGACGCGAGTACGTGGTCAGCGAAGAGTCGCCGTCGCGGCTGCGCGTCACCCATTTTACCCAGATGCACCGCAACATCTTCGCCATTCTCGGCGGCGGGGGCGCGGTCGTTCCCGAGGAGGCGCGTGCCCGCACGCTGAAGATTCTTTCCCGGTTGGCCGCGAACGTGACCGTACAGTCCGAACTGGACGGCGCGCCGCCGAGCGTTCCCGTTGAAGAAGCCGACGCGCGCCTGCACGTGCAGCTTTCGCCCTGCGGCGACGGCCTGAACGCGGAGATCGTCGTGCGCCCCTCCGGCGGCGAGGGCATTTCCTGCCGTCCCGGCGGCGGCGTGCCGTCGCTGTTCGGCCTGAAAAGGGACGACGCGGGGAACGAGCGGCGCGTGCAGGTCAGGCGTAACCTCGCCGTCGAAGCGCGGAAGATGAAGGAACTCTTCGCCGTCTGCCCGGCGCTGGCCGAAAACGGCGATCCCGACGACGGACGCGCGCGGATCGACGCTCCCGACGCGTGTCTCGAACTGCTCTTGCAGCTGCAAAAAATCCCCGACGTGGTCGTCGAATGGCCGCGCGGCGGCGCCATGACCGTGCGCCGCGAGCTGGACGGAAGCGCCATGCTCGGCGCGATTCAGAGCAGCGGCACCGATTGGTTCGCGCTCTCCGGCACCGCCGCCGTCGACCGCGAATTGACGCTGTCGCTGTGCCAGCTCATGGAGCTGCTGCGGCAGAGACGGGGCCGCTTCGTCCCCGTCGGCGAGGGCCAGTTCGTGGCGCTGACGCGGGAGTTCCAGCGCCGCCTCGAAGCGCTCGACGCCATGACCGACGCCAAGGGGCAGGAACTGCGCGTGCCGCCGCTGGCTGCGGCGGCCGTGGCGGAGCTGTTCGACGAGGGCGCTCTGGCCGCCGACAAAAGATGGCGCGAGCTGTGCGAGCGTTTCGCTGAAGCGCAGCGGCTTGCGCCCGAAACGCCGCGCACGCTGCGCGTGCAGCTGCGTCCCTACCAGCTGGAAGGTTTCCGCTGGCTGGCGCGCCTCGCCCACTGGGGGGCGGGCGCCTGTCTGGCCGACGACATGGGGCTGGGCAAGACCGTGCAGACGCTGGCGCTGCTGCTGCACCGCGCGGAGGGAGGCCCGGCGCTCGTGGCCGCGCCCACGTCGGTCTGCGGCAACTGGACCGAGGAGGCGGCTCGCTTCGCCCCGACGTTGAACGTCATCGACTACCGCAGCGCCGGACGCGAAAAGGTTCTCGCCGCGCTCAAGCCTTTCGACGTCGTGCTGACGTCCTACGGCCTGCTGCAGAGCGACGCGGAGTCGTTCGCGCAGAAACGGTGGCACACCGTCGTGCTCGACGAAGCGCAGGCGGTCAAGAACATGTCCACCAAACGTTCCGCCGCCGTCATGGGCCTGCACGGCGACTTCCGCATGATCATGACCGGCACGCCGATCGAAAACCGCCTCAGCGAGTTGTGGAATCTGTTCCGCTTCCTCAACCCCGGCCTGCTCGGCTCGCTGGAGCGCTTCAACCGGCGCTTCGCTTCTCCCATCGCCGCGGGCGACGACAGCGCGCGAGGCCGCCTGCGCCGGGCGATCGCGCCGTTTCTGCTGCGCCGCGTCAAGGAGCAGGTGCTCGACGACCTGCCCGAACGCACCGAAGTGACGCGCCGCATCGAGCTGAGCCCGCAGGAGCGCGCGTTCTACGAAGCGCTGCGCCAGTCCGCCGTCGAGACCATCAACGCGGCCGGGAACTCTCCGGAAGAAGACAAGCGCTTCGCCGTCTTCGCCCAGCTGATGAAACTCCGCCGCTGCTGCTGCGCCGTCAGCCTCGTCTCGGACGGCGTCGGCGCGGCGATTCCCTCGTCCAAACTGGAAGCGCTGCTCGAACTCGTGGACGAGCTGCGCGAAAGCGGGCACCGCGCCCTTGTTTTCAGCCAGTTCACCGACCACCTGCGCCTGATCGAACAGGCGCTCGCGGAGCGGGGCGTGCCCTGCCTCTATCTGGACGGTTCCACGCCGCCGGGCAAACGCGCCGAATTGGTCAGCTCGTTCCAGTCGGGGCGCGGCGACTGCTTTTTGATCAGCCTGCGCGCCGGCGGCACGGGGCTGAATCTGACCGGCGCCGATTTCGTCGTCCACATGGATCCGTGGTGGAACCCCGCCGTCGAGGACCAGGCCTCGGACCGCGCCTACCGCATCGGCCAGACGCGCCCGGTCGCCGTCTACCGCTTCGTGGCTGCCCACACCGTGGAGGAGAAGATCGTCGAGCTGCACCGCAGCAAACGCCGCCTCGCCGACAGTCTGCTTGCGGGGGCCGAAGCGCCGCGTTCGCTCGATCTCGAGGCGCTGGCGTCGCTGATCCGGGAAGAAGCGTGA